aagctctgtgtccatgtgctgtgaattaGAGTTACAGTTAGAAgttgagtttaactggaagctgtctccatgtgctttgagtttgagctgcagtaagaggatgagtttaactggaagttttGTTTCCATGTTTTCTTCACAGAGTCCGGGTAGAGAGAGCAGGGTCACCtctacccagctgtctgtctatgaagagtgatcaatCCAAGGAGGAGCCGTACAACTTCAGAAGAGAGTTCATaagtgatcaaaggtaattcaTCAAGTTAATATTGACCCCTTCTCTTTAATTATACATCAGTCTCCCTGGCAACTTTCAGGTTTTGACTGTGTGTATTTTGACATACTGATGTAGATGAGTGTAgtatgacacattcaggtgtagatTTGTTTACTTACACATTCAGTTGTCATCGGAGTGTAGGTGGAGTGTAGTAtggcacattcaggtgtaggtggggtgtactatgacacattcaggtgtcaTTGAGGTTGAGGTTGCGTGTactatgacacattcaggtgtataTTGGTTTACTGACACATTCATGTCTAGGTGTGGTTTcctatgacacattcaggtgtaagTTTGTTGCactatgacacattcaggtgtcgTTGGAGTGTACTAtggcacattcaggtgtaggtggggtgtactatgacacattcaggtgaAGGTGGGGTGTGCTTTGACACATTCAGGTGAAGGTGGGGTGAACTATGGCACATTCAGGTGTCATTGGGATTCAGGTTGGGTGTCCTATGATACATTCAGGTATAGGTGGGGTGTactatgacacattcaggttAAGAGGGGGTGTAGTATGAAAAATCTAGGCGGAGGAGGGTGTAGCATGACACGTTCAGGTGCAGGTGGGGTGTAGTATGACACATTCTGGTGTAGGTGGCGTTTAGGTTGGGTAAACTATGATGCATTCAGTTGTAGGTGAGGTTTcctatgacacattcaggtgtaggtggggtgtatTATGACACATTCAGGTATAGCTTGGTGTtctatgacacattcaggtgaAGGTGGGATGTCCTAcaacacattcaggtgtaggtggggtttAGGTAGGGTTTCTTATGACACATTCtggtgtaggtggggtgtatTATGAGACATTTATGTATAGGTGGGGTGTAGTATGACACATTCATGTGTAGGTGGGGTGTACTGTGACACATTCATGTGTAGCTGGGTGTACTATGACACGTTCAGGTGAAGGTAGGGTGTACTGTGACATTCAGGTGTCGTTGGAGTGTACTAtggcacattcaggtgtaggtggggtgtactatgacacattcaggtgtcaTTGGGGTTGAGGTTGCGTGTactatgacacattcaggtgtagatTGGTTTACTGACACATTCATGTCTAGGTGTGGTTTcctatgacacattcaggtgtacGTTGGGTGTACTAcgacacattcaggtgtagatTGATTTACTGACACATTCATGTCTAGGTGTGGTTTcctatgacacattcaggtgaAGATAGGGTGTACTGTGACATTCAGGTGAAGGTGGGGTGTACTATGGCACATTCAGGTGTCATTTGGATTTAGGTTGGGTGTACTATGACACGTTCAGGTGCAGGTGGGGTGTAGTAtggcacattcaggtgtagctGGGGTTTAGGTAGGGTAAACTATGAcgcattcaggtgtaggtgaggtttCCTATGACACATTCtggtgtaggtggggtgtattatgacacattcaggtgtcgGTAGTGTTCAGGGGGCGTTTCTTAggacacattcaggtgtaggtggggtgtactatgacacattcaggtgtagtTGGGGTGTAACATGTCGGCTCAGAACTGTTTGGATGGTGTTTCTTCTTGTTGAATTTCTGCAGGTTTACGTGACTCTGGATCCATTCCCTGCAGTATCAGAGTtaaactgcctctctctccacccctcactCTGCCCCTATATTCCAGCTGTTAACACAGCTCAAGCAGGAGCGGCTTCATATTTCACAGGGGTTCATCAACCAGGAGTAAATTACAACTACATTTTCCAAATTTGTTTCTAACTCAACTGTGTGTTCAAGAGACAATCTGTGCTGCCTtttcaatttaaacattttgaaaaacagattGTTCCACAGTTGAACAGAAATGACATATGTTTGTCACAGTTAGAGCAGACACCACCACCCTGAACAAAGCCAGTTTGAATTAAAGCATCACAAGGCTCACAGATCTGATccatgagagaaagaaaacatgtgctgttgagttagagctgcagtaagagaatgagtttaactggcagatctgtctccatgtgctatgagttagagatgcagtaagaggatgagtttaactggaagctctgtgtcagtgtgctgtgagttagagctgcagtaagaggatgagtttaactggaagctctgtttccatgtgctgtgagttagagctgcagtaagaggatgagtttaactggaagctctgtttccatgtgctgtgagttagagctgcagtaagaggatgcgtttaactggaagctctgtctccatgttttattcacagggcacgggtagagagggcagggtcacctgtacccagctgtctgtctagaaaaagtgatcattcaatggatcGACCGGACAACTTCAGAGGacagttcacaggtgatcaaaggtaatgcaACAGGTTCATTTTgacaataatgttttattatgctTCGATCTCCCTGGCAACTTTCAGGTATAGTGGGGTATAGTATTGTACATTCAGGTATAGGTTGGTGTATGATATCATTACAAGGTGTCATGTTTGATATGTAGAGCTGGGCTTTGTACCAGTCACAAAGAAACACAGGaggcaaaatgtaaaaatggcaaGGAACTTTATGAAGCACGaagccaaaacaataaatgtcTTTGAAGAGTGATAGTTCAGTGGGTCCTCCAATCAAATTCAGAGGAGAGTTGACAGGAAAGCAACAGTAATGCAGGAGGTTCATATATAAACTATTGCGTAATTATAATTCTACAACCCTTGAGATAAACATGAGGAACTAATACACACAGAAGAACAGGTGAACTCAATCAGAAAATAACACCAATATATGAGAATGAACCAAAATGCTAATGCAATAATGTTCACAGATTAACTGGACAGAAACACAGGTGCAATAAAACTGAATGGGCTTGGGCCGGAACTGTGAccattttttgtatatatacaaCATTCAGATGTCAGTGAGTTAAGCTGATAAGAGTATTACTGGATgattccatgtgctgtgagttagagctgcaataagaggatgagttgaactggaagctctgtctccttgtcctgtgagttagagctatagttagaggatgagtttaactggaagctctgtctccttgtgctgtaaGTTTGAGCTAtagttagaggatgagtttaactggaagccctgtctccatatgctgtgagttagagctgcagtaagaggatgagttgaactggaagctctgtctccttgtgctgtaaGTTTGAGCTAtagttagaggatgagtttaactggaagccctgtctccatatgctgtgagttagagctgcagtaagaggatgagttgaactggaagctctgtctccttgtgctgtgagttagagctatagttagaggatgagtttaactggaagctctgtctccatgtgctgtgagttagagctgcagtaagaggatgagttgaactggaagctctgtctccatgtgctgtaagTTAGAGCTacagttagaggatgagtttaactggaaaccctgtctccatgtgctgtgagttagagctgcagtaagaggatgagtttaactggaagctctgtctccatgtgctgtgagttagagctacagTTAGAGGATGAGAtgaactggaagctctgtctccatgtgctgtgagttagagatgCAGTAAGTGGATGAGTTGAACTGGAAGTTTTGTctcatgatttattcacagGATCCACTACTCACCAGAGTCCTTTCGTTTACAAGAGAAGTATTCCGAGATACTATCTTCCTCAAAACAGGTATGATGTATACTTCTTTATTTTCATAGTTTCTTGTGTGATTTTCTTGTGCGCTACATTTCCTTTGAATAAGATAACATAACAAAAGAAGTAGTGTTAATGTCATTTCCGCAAGGTGAGggttaattgaaatatgtttaattttctgaacccagaAGTTTTAACCGTTAACACCCTCGTTTGACGTCCGGCACtccgaacacaagtgcatcaacccttaaaacacctcactcatccaacatgtaaaatatatttatttgatttaatttggtaattattatctaAGATATGAATTATCAATCAAATCGCCATATTTtctgataggcagagcaaactgtttggatcagcctttatcaaaatgtacaactcacaaccagatgaaaattaagaaaatttataaaatacaacaaatattcaagtctaatctaaagacgaggttcaactaccttaaaacaattaacaaaggttacaggcatggacagtcacacaagaaatgaataagagaagataccaaaccacagcttttgtctCAAAGTAACCCAAAAGGCAAAAACCAAATGCAGCAGAATAATACAAAAGAACTAGTTTAAGAGTGAAAGCTGCACCCCAAATATGAGGCTGTGGACCTACTTCCCCTGTGAGAAAACATTTTACCTCCAGCAGGGATATGATTATTTCAATGGCTTTGGTACGGTGTTTATCTCaaactgatacagcacacctcttcatgtgtttattttacgctgatacagcacacctatttatgtgtttatttcacaatgacGCAGCACACctctttatgtgtttatttcacactgtaacagcacacctctttgtgtatttatttcacactaatacagcacacctcttcatgtatttatttcacactggcacagcacacctcttcatgtgtttatttctcactgatacagcacacctcttcatgtgtttgtttcagtctctcctgcgtactctgatgaagctgaagaagactgaaaagttgaaactgtttcagagccatctgagtcaggattGCCCAGAATGCTTTAATAGTCTTGCTGAAGATCCTTCTGTATTGGATAAGTTTATGAAGATGAAGGAATTGTTCAAGAGTCATCAAAATGATGAttccccagaatgcactgagagagagcaggaggatcctgaggccctgtacatagttgagaagatgctggagacctgtggcagtgaggggtctctgaagatcacactccacatcctgaggaacatgaagcagaaggatctcactgactcactggagagagatgagcagcacagtaagaGTTTTCTCTCATTGCTATTGTGTGTCCATTAGAATGTTGAAATGAGTTCAGCAAACAAATTTAACAGTGAATAATGTTCTGATTCACACTTTcataatagtgttttacatTGACAGTCTTGCATATAGAAAACATCACACGCAACATGTATACAAAGGCatctaaattaaaatatagcaTCCAGCAGTGATTATGGGGGCAAATGCACAAGATTAAATGCCGCTGAAAAAGATTCAAATCAGTAGCCTTGGGATCAAAAGCCAGTAACTAAaccactgtcccatcagacaGACTGCCCTGAGTTTTTATCAAAGATTAAAGAGCACTGAGCATAAAAATTATAAGATGAATAAATTTCTACATAACCCATGAAGACCATATTTACCATAAAGACACATCATATTATGTAACGAAGAAACTGAATGTCGAAATAGAAACAAATCCTTTTGTAGCATGCTACTAGAGGTGTGTAGTTAAGACCTGTGTATTTAAATTGTAACTATTCGGGTAACAAGAGGTTATTATGGAGTAACTCCAACTTAGGTACCATGAAACAGCAGTTGACAATATTCTTAATTATTCTTATAATTTTtacatgtgaatatttttttaaatattgtatttacacTTATAGGCCATTTCTTCATGATACATAACAAATATAAACCTTGCCTGATAATTTCACAATGTGTCTTCATGATACAGAATGATTTCATATTAACAGGAGAGATGTAACAGGGCTGGTCTTGTTTCACATATAAAAACTGTTGTTCCATGTTACCTACATTGGTGTTACTCAGTAACAACCTCTGGTTACCAAATTAGGTGCAATTTCTTTACACAGGTATAGCTACAACTTAATGTGTAACACTTTCTGAGGTGTGCATAACATTGTGAAAACTTTCTGCATAAGCATTTTTGTCAtctatttctgttattttaaacaatgtttctcatatttcctctcCTCAGACGAATCCATAGaaagagcccagcaggcactgaaaactgCTCTGAAGAAGaggtttgaatgcatatttgaaggtttagcaaagcagggcCACCCAATCCTCTtcaatgagatctatacagagctctacatcacagaggggggaagtagGGGGATCAATAATGAACACGAGGTCAGACACATTGAAACAACATCCATGAGACAAACCACAACGGAaactgcaatcctctgcaatgacatctttaagcctttacctggacaagagaaacctggaactgtgcttacaaagggcatcgctggcattgggaaaacagtctctgtgcagaagttcattctggactgggcagaaggaaaggccaatcaggacattgatttcatcttcactcttcctttccgagatctgaatatgaaaaaggagaaggaattcagtctgatgcaacttctgcaACACTACGTACCATGACCGAAAGAGATCAAAAATGTTGAAGGTGATGAAGTCAAAGTTGTGTtcatctttgatggtctggatgagtgtcgacttcctctagatTTTCAAAGCAATGAGatctgctgtgatataacagagtcatcatcagtagatgtgctgctgaccaacctcattaaggggaatctgtttccttctgctctcctctggatcacctcccgaccagcagcagccagtcagattcctcctgtgtgtgtccacctggtgacagaggtacgagggttcaatgacccacagaaggaggagtacttcagAAAGAGAATCAGAGATGAGAACCGggccagcagaattatctcacacataaagtcatccaggagtctctacatcatgtgtcacataccagtcttctgctggatttctgctactgttctggagacaatgttgggtaAAGAGAG
The window above is part of the Anguilla rostrata isolate EN2019 unplaced genomic scaffold, ASM1855537v3 scaf0021, whole genome shotgun sequence genome. Proteins encoded here:
- the LOC135246175 gene encoding NACHT, LRR and PYD domains-containing protein 3-like isoform X1, whose translation is MSFQEPETGDGTHSPVRKRVRVERAGSPLPSCLSMKSDQSKEEPYNFRGEITGDQRVRVERAGSPLPSCLSMKSDQSKEEPYNFRREFISDQRARVERAGSPVPSCLSRKSDHSMDRPDNFRGQFTGDQRIHYSPESFRLQEKYSEILSSSKQSLLRTLMKLKKTEKLKLFQSHLSQDCPECFNSLAEDPSVLDKFMKMKELFKSHQNDDSPECTEREQEDPEALYIVEKMLETCGSEGSLKITLHILRNMKQKDLTDSLERDEQHNESIERAQQALKTALKKRFECIFEGLAKQGHPILFNEIYTELYITEGGSRGINNEHEVRHIETTSMRQTTTETAILCNDIFKPLPGQEKPGTVLTKGIAGIGKTVSVQKFILDWAEGKANQDIDFIFTLPFRDLNMKKEKEFSLMQLLQHYVP
- the LOC135246175 gene encoding NACHT, LRR and PYD domains-containing protein 5-like isoform X2 is translated as MSFQEPETGDGTHSPVRKRVRVERAGSPLPSCLSMKSDQSKEEPYNFRGEITGDQRVRVERAGSPLPSCLSMKSDQSKEEPYNFRREFISDQRARVERAGSPVPSCLSRKSDHSMDRPDNFRGQFTGDQRIHYSPESFRLQEKYSEILSSSKQSLLRTLMKLKKTEKLKLFQSHLSQDCPECFNSLAEDPSVLDKFMKMKELFKSHQNDDSPECTEREQEDPEALYIVEKMLETCGSEGSLKITLHILRNMKQKDLTDSLERDEQHKRAQQALKTALKKRFECIFEGLAKQGHPILFNEIYTELYITEGGSRGINNEHEVRHIETTSMRQTTTETAILCNDIFKPLPGQEKPGTVLTKGIAGIGKTVSVQKFILDWAEGKANQDIDFIFTLPFRDLNMKKEKEFSLMQLLQHYVP
- the LOC135246175 gene encoding NACHT, LRR and PYD domains-containing protein 3-like isoform X3, whose protein sequence is MSFQEPETGDGTHSPVRKRVRVERAGSPLPSCLSMKSDQSKEEPYNFRGEITGDQRARVERAGSPVPSCLSRKSDHSMDRPDNFRGQFTGDQRIHYSPESFRLQEKYSEILSSSKQSLLRTLMKLKKTEKLKLFQSHLSQDCPECFNSLAEDPSVLDKFMKMKELFKSHQNDDSPECTEREQEDPEALYIVEKMLETCGSEGSLKITLHILRNMKQKDLTDSLERDEQHNESIERAQQALKTALKKRFECIFEGLAKQGHPILFNEIYTELYITEGGSRGINNEHEVRHIETTSMRQTTTETAILCNDIFKPLPGQEKPGTVLTKGIAGIGKTVSVQKFILDWAEGKANQDIDFIFTLPFRDLNMKKEKEFSLMQLLQHYVP